The genomic stretch TGGGGCCGGCCGTCCAGAGGACAAAGCCGATGGCCCAAGGGATGAGGAACAGATAGAAGGTGATCTCCTCTCGTTGCGAGAGGCTCAGGTGTAGTTGGAATCTGCGCCTCGGGTGATGAGTTGGGGTGCGTACCGATGAGGCTCTTGCTGGCATGCCTTCCTCCGAGTCAAGGGCTTTGATCCGTTCTCAAGGAATATAGGGTCACGGTCTGCTGTGGAGCTGATGCGAAAGGAGGTCTCGTGCTGCTTTCCGGGTCTGCGGCGACGCGAACAGGGCGACGGAGCCGAGCTTCCATGCTCGGCCGGGCAGCCACATGGGAGTCTTCGAGTAGCAAAGAGCACCCTCGCCCTCGAGACTTGAAGATCTCGAGGCGTGCGAGGGGGCACTTTTTCAACCGGGCTGGGGGAGGCGTCCTCGCCAGAGTCCACCATCCTCATGATATTCTTCGGGGCTGTATTTGTCTATCGCCTGCGGCCATCCGGCGGACAAAAATCGGACAGGTTTGACACCCCCTCCGTCCGTGGGCATAATGGGAGCATGGACCGCTCCACCTTTACCCGGCTGGTCAGAGAGGCGTTGGGGCATCTATATGACCACGCCTATCTTCAATGCCATCCGCTTGCCGAGCTTCTGGTCCCGGATTCCGGCCAGGCGCTGGGGGGAGAGACCCTGCACCGCGTCCTGCTGGAGGGCATAGAGGCCCTTCGCCCGTCCCCTCGGATTCCCCCGACCTCGCCGGCCTGGCGTCCCTATCTCGCCCTCTATCTGCGCTATGTGGAGAATATGGAGGCGAGCCAGGTGGCCCGGGAGTTGGCCATCAGCTCGCGTCAACTGCGGCGAGAGCAGGTGAAGGGCCTGGAAGCGCTGACCGACCTGCTGTGGGAGCGGCATCGGCGACTGCGAGATCGGTTGGAGAGGGGGGAGGTGGGGCTTCCCTCCTCCCTGCTCAATGAAGAGGTCGCCCGGCTGAGCGCCGCCCACTCCGATCGTTTCACGCCGGTGGAGGCGACGGTGCGGGGAGTTCTCTCCACCCTCGCGGAGCTGGCCACCCAACGGCGCGTCTCCCTGGCGGTAACCCTGCCGCCGGACCTGCCTCCGCTGTCCGTGGACCGGGTGGTGTTACGTCAGATCCTTTTCAACGTGCTGACGCACCTTCTGGATCACGGGGAGGGCGGCTCGATCGAGATCACCGGGCGCGTGCGGGAGCCGCGGCTGGACCTGATGATCCGTTACGCCGGAAAAGGGACTTTCTCCACATCCCCTCTGGAGAAGGGGCGATTGGCGGTGGCCAGTTGCCTCGTCGAGCGGCAAGAGGGGCAGATGGAGGTGATGGGTGGGGATGGGCTGACCGTTCGGCTTGCCCTGCCGATCCGTTGCCCGCCTACCGTGTTGGTGATCGATGACAACCCGGACGTGATCCAGCTGTTCCAGCGTTACCTGGGAGGGGGAGCGTATCGGGTTGTGGGCGCCGTTACCAGCCAGGAAGCGCTTCGACTGGCCCGGGATCTCCGGCCCTATGCCATCACGTTGGACATCATGATGCCGACCCAGGATGGCTGGGAGATCTTGCAGACGTTGAAGAACCATCCGGCGACCAGGGACATCCCTGTGATCGTCTGTTCGGTGCTGCGAGAGCGGGACCTGGCGCTCTCATTGGGGGCGACTGATTTCCTGGCGAAGCCTGTTACACAGCAGGCGCTTCTGACTGCGCTGGCGCGGTGTGGACCAGCGTCGGAGAGCGTAAAGCGTCCAGACTGGACTTCAGGCACCGCATGAGCTCGCCGATGGACATCCCCTCTCTCCGGGTGATCCCCACCAGCCCGGCCGTGATCACCGCCTCCTCCTCCTGGCCCTTCGCTGTCACGACGATAACGGGAATCTCCCGCAGGTGCTCGTTGGCCTGCATGTGCTCAAGCACGGTATAGCCGTCCACCTCTGGCATCAGGAGGTCCAGGATGACGGCGTCAGGGCGATGCTGGCGCAGCAGGTCCAGCGCCTGGGCCCCGCCATAGCCCCGCCACACCTGGTAGGGGCGGGGGGCGACCTGCACCATGCGGACCAGCAGGCGCACCACCTCCGGATCATCGTCCACGATCAGCAAGCTGCGCACGTTCCTGCCCAGATGACTCAACGCCGTCAGGAACTGATCTCGGGTGACGGGCTTGACCAGGTATGTGATCACCCCCGGCAGACGGTCGCCTCTCGTCCCGCCGCGTAGCGTGCAGACGACCACGGGTATGTTGGGGAGCCCCTCGCGGGCCTGTCGAAGTCGAATCCAGCCCGCCTCTCCAGAGGAGGAGATCACGACCAGGGCGTGGACGGGCTCATGGGCTGCCAGCTGGCGGGCCTTGTCCTCGTCGGCGGCGTGGAGAACCCGATAGCCGTCCAGATATCTGGCGAACAGGCGGGCCGTCCCAGGCTCCGGGTCTATGACCACCAGGGTTCTCTGTCCCTCCTTGCTGGGGAGCAATTGAGCCCAGCTCTCCCATTCGGGCCGCAGGTTGCTGATGACCAGCTCCTCTCGCAGGGGGAGGCTGAAGAAGAAGGTGGCGCCCTGCCCCGCCTTGCTCTTCACCCACATCCGTCCCCCGTGCAGCTCCACGAACTTCTTGCTGATGGCCAGTCCCAGCCCGCTACCCCCCACGCGACGTCGGATCGACCCATCCAGCTGACGGAATTCCTCGAAGACCTTCGGCAGATCCTCCTCTGCGATGCCGATGCCGGTATCGGCCACGGCTACCGTGACCTCATGATCGTTGGAGGTGACGGTGATGGTCACGCCGCCCTCATCGGTGAAGCGAACGGCGTTGTTCAGCAGGTTGATCAGCACCTGGCGGATCCGTGTGCGGTCAGCCTGGACGATGGGGAGGTCCTCTGGGGCCTCGACGGTCAGGGAGAGCCCTTTGCTCTCGAACAGATGGATCACGGTGGCGGTGGCTTCCTCGATCACTTTCAGGATGGAGATGGGCTCCTTGACCAGTCCCATGCGGCCGGCCTCGATCTGGCTCAGGTCCAAAACGTCGTCGATCAGATTGGAGAGATGCTTCGCGTTGCGGTAGATGGCCTGCACGTCGCCGCGATAGGCCGGGGGAAGTGGCTCGCCGTAGGTATGAGGCGCCAGCGCCATCATCTCGCTGAAGCCGATGATGAGGTTAAGCGGGGTGCGAAGCTCGTGGCTGATGTTGGCGGCGAATTCCGCCTTGAGGCGGCGGGCCTCATCCGCCGCCCGGCGGGCCCGTTCCAGCTCGATGGCCATGGTCTCCAGGCGTCGATAGGCCAGATCGAGGTCCTTTAGCGTGCGGCTCAGCTGACCCCTGTGTTCTCGCAGCGCCTCGCTTTGCTCCCGGGCGCGCTCGTAGCTTACCCAGGCCCAGTGCAGCGTCATGCGCAATGGGTACATGGCGATCCATAGCAGCAGCGCCATCAGCCAGGAGAAAATCGCCGTCTTCCACACCACGGATAGCGGGATGAAAGAGGGGGGAAGCACCTGGGTGCTGATGACGAGGGCCGCGGAGGTCAGGGCTGCCGTTAGAAACCCCATGGCGGGACTCATGAGCAGGCCGGCGATCCCCACCACCAGGGCGAGCAGCAGGAGAAAGGAGGGATCGGCGTGAACCCAGGCGGCCAGGATGATGCTCAGCGCCACCCCCAACACATATATGGTGGTTGCCGAGGGAAACCCACGGCGCTGTAGCAGCCATTGGGCGAGCAGGCTGGAGGCCGTTAGGACGATGGAGCCGCTCCATGCCGCCGGGTTGGTGAGCTCCAATACCGCTCCCAGGTAGGCGTACCACAGGACACCGATCACGATGCTGGCTGCGATCAGCCGTCGCAGCGCGTTGATCCGCAGCCACAGGATGTCCTCGTAGTATGGCCATTTTGCTGAGCCTTGAGGAGATGTCGGTATGACCATAGGGGCCTCCTCAATCTTCCGCCTGGGGTATCGGGTTCCCGGGGAGAATCGGGGCGGGGAGCGGACAGCCGGCAACCCCGTGATCACATGTTCTCAGGTCGCGTTCGGTCTCCACGGCGGATCTCCCGCAGCCGGTTCCACATGCGCTCGACCATGTCCGGGCGCTCGGCCGCCTCATTGCGGATCTGGCCGATATCCTTCGACAGGTCGTAGAGTTGGGGCTCATCCGAGTTCCCCAGCTCGATGCCCGTCGTGGGGCTGACCGCCGGGCCCGGGTACGGCGGGATAAAGGTCCAGTCGCCCTGACGGAGCACGGTCTTTGCGTGGATCCCCTCTGTGATCAGTTCCTCCCGGCCCTCGCGGCTGTCTCCGAGCAGTGCCGGCAGGACATTGAAGCTATCGGGGGCCGCATCGGGGGGCAGCTCTATCCCCACCAGCGCGGCGAAGGAGGCGAGGAAGTCCACGTGGCAGACGATGGCGTCCGTCACGCCCGGCTTCACCCGGCCGCTCCAGCGCAGGATGAAGGGCACGCGGGTGCCGCCATCGTAGAGGCTGTACTTCCCGCCGCGCAGCGGTCCGGCCGGCCGATGCCCATCGCACAGCTCGACGGCCTGATCCTGATAGCCATCATCCAGCACCGGGCCGTTGTCGCTGGAGAAGATGACGATAGTATCCTCGGACAGCCCCAGCCGATCCAGCGTGTCCAACACCTGGCCGACGCACCAATCCATCTCCACGATCACGTCGCCGCGTGGCCCCAGGTCGGTCGCCCCCGCGAAGCGCGGGCCGGGAAGGCGTGGCACATGGGGTTGATGGAAGGCATAGTAGAGAAAGAACGGCCGGTCCTTGTTCTCTTCGATGAAGGATAGCGCTTTATCGAGGAAGACCTCGGCCATCTCCTCGTCAACCCATAGAGCTGACCTCCCGCCGCGCATGAAGCCGATGCGGCTCACGCCGTTGACGATGGTCATATCGTGCCCGTGGCTGGGCTTCATCTTCAGAAGCTCGGGGTGATCGCGGCCGGTGGGGACCTCCGGGAAGGGATTCTCGCTCGCGTAGGACACCTCGATGGGATCCGATGGGTCCAACCCATCCACGCTACGCCCGTCCAGATAGACGCATGGGACGCGATCGTTCGTGGCTGCCATGATGTAGGACATGTCAAACCCGACGTCCAGCGGCGTGTGGGGCAACGGCTTGTTCCAATCCGGATTCCCCTTGCCGATGCCGAGGTGCCACTTCCCGACGACGCCGGTGGCGTATCCCGCCTCGCGCAGCAGCGCGGGCAGGGTTGGAGAGCCGGGCGGGATGATCAGCGGCGCATCGCCCGGCAGGATGTGGGCGTTCGGATTCCGCCACGGGTACGAGCCCGTCAAGATGCTGTACCGGGATGGCGTGCACGTGGCGGCGGTCGCGTATCCCTGGGTGAAGCGCAGCCCCTGGCTGGCCAGCCGGTCGAGATTGGGCGTCGAGATGTGGGTCGCCCCATAGCAGCCGACGTCTCCAAAGCCCAGGTCATCGGCATACATGATGATGATGTTCGGACGGTTCGAGCGGTCGCTCATGGAAGAACCTCCCCTATGCATGAGATCTATTCGCCATTGGACAGGCGCGCCTTCAGCCAGGCGAACGCGGCGACCTGCATCTCCAGATCGAACTTGTGAGGGCCGGGGTAGAATTCTCCGACGTAGTTCTCCGGGCTTCCCACGCTGCGGTAATGCTCGGCGATGCGCCTGTGCGCCGCGCGCATGCCCTCCTCGGTGAACAGCTCGTCGTCGAGATCGTATTGGACCATCAGCGGGGAAGGGGCCCGGCACGCGGCCAGATCGGGCCAGTCGCCATAGCGGGCCCATGTGGCCGGGAAGAACATCCACGTGTGCGAGGCGACGTTGTGATCCAGCAGGCCCTCGTATGTGCTCATCATGCCCACGATCACGGCCGCGGCGATCCGGTCACAGGTGGCCTGCAACAGCGCGGCCCGGCATCCCCCGCCCGACAGCCCGGCGCATCCGATGCGCTCGGGGATGACATCCTCCCGCGTCAGCAGATAGTTCACCGCCACCCGATCCTCGTAGCTGACCACTCCGGCCAGCGTGGTCCCCAGCAGGGAGCAGTACTTCTCCACCAGGTGCTCGTGCAGCGCCGCCGCGGCGTTGTAGAGGCCGACCTCCTCCGGGATTGATGGATCCTGCCACAACGATCGGGCGCTCTCGGCGATTCGTCGTTCCCACTCCGGTATGATCTCCAACGGGAAACGCCGACTGCCCCACAGGAACGTGTCGTGGACGAGCACGACGAAGCCCTCCTGGGCCAGCGCGTTGGCGAAGGCCCGACCGCCGTAGGCCCGCTCGCGATGGCTGATCACCACGGGCTGGGGATCCTCCGGCCCATCCGCGATCTTCTCCTTGCCGTAGAACTTGAACCCGCCGTGGTCGTGCAGAGCGAGCACGGCGGGCAGCGGCCCTGGCGCGTTCGCGGGCTTGAGCACCCAGGCGTGCGTGCGGGGGCCGTACCCGACGGACCAGGACACCTCCTCCCCGACGAGCCCGTCGCGCTCCCATCGACGCTCCATGCGGACATCGGACGGCTGCTCCTCCCCCAGCGAGAATCCCAGGACCTCTCGGATCCTCTGCTGTGTCTCAGGGCCTGGCGGGGCCGGGGGATAGAGCGGGCGAACCCGTCCGGCCGCGGCGACCCAATCGCTGAACACGCCCAGATGCTGGTACACGTTGGTCATTTTCTCCTCCTCGCGTGAGGGTGTGCGGTAGGCCGATCGCGCTGCCCGAAGGGTATGATATGTCAGAACGTCGGGGAGTTCAAGTGATGGTAGGAAACGGAGGAGGGGCGACAGAATATCGCCTTGCACGGCGCGTGGGCTTGATGTATAATGTTCTTGCAGAAACCCTCTTTGTCAGTCCGTCTATCTGGCCACGTGTTGTACATATCTGTGTCCTCCGCTTTCCATATCGTACGGTCCCACGGTAGGTCCTAAGCACATGGTAAGGGGGTGAATCATGGAACTGGGCGGGTATGCAAACCGAGTCGCCTGGATCGACCTGACGAGTGGCGCGGTCGAGTACAGGCCCATCGACAAGGACGATGCGCTCAAGTACATCGGCGGGCGCGGGTTGGGGGTCAAATACGTCTTCGACAACGGTCCACAGGTGGATCCGCTGTCCCCGGACAACATCTTGTGCTTCATGAACGGCCCGCTGACCGGCACGGACGCCAACATGAGCGGGCGCATGGCCATTGTGACCAAATCCCCCCTGACGGGCACCATCGTCGACTCCCACCATGGCGGTTGGTCGGCTGCCCGGCTGAAGTGGGCCGGCTTTGACGGGCTGGTCTTCAAGGGCAAGGCGGAGAACCCCGTCTATGCCTATGTGGAGAATGGCCAGGTGGAGCTGCGGGATGCCAGCGACCTGTGGGGCAAGGGCGTTCATGAGACGGTCAAGATCCTCCAGGAACGGCACGGCGAGGATGATCTGAGCGTCCTCGCGATCGGCCCGGCGGGGGAGCGGCTGGTGAAGTTCGCGTGCTGGATCAACGAGCACGATCGTGCATCCGGCCGAGGCGGCACCGGCTGCGTCGCTGGCAGCAAGAAGCTGAAGGCCATCGTGATCAAGGGGAAGCACGCGGATCGGCCGCGCCCGAAGGATCGAGATGGCTTCCGGGAGGCGCATCGGCGGGCGCTGGCCACCATCATGGACGAGGCGAACGTGACCGCCCCGCGCAAGGGTGGCCTCTCCGTCTATGGCACCAACGTGTTGATGAACATCACCAACAACATGGGCGCTCTGCCGACGCGCAACGCGCAGACGACCAGCTTCGGCGAGAAGGGCGAGAAGATCAGCGGCGAGTGGGTGAAGGAGCACATCCTGGTCAAGAATCCCACGTGCCATGCCTGCCCGGTGGCCTGCAAGAAGGAGGTCGAGGTCAAGGAGGGCGACTTCAAGGTTCATATGGAGAGCCTGGAGTACGAGCCCGCCTGGTCCCTGGGCGCGATGTGCGGCAACGACGATGCCTGCGCCATCGCCTACATGATCGATCGCTGCAACGACTGGGGCTATGACGCCATCGAGATCGGAGACGTGCTGGCCTTGTACATGGAGTACACCGAGCGCGGCTATGCCAACGGCGATGGCCTGGCCTGGGGGGATGCCCATGGCATGGTGGAGCTGATGCGCAAGGTCGCCTTCCGGGAGGGGATTGGCGATATCCTGGCCGAGGGCACGGGCGCTGCCGCGGAGAAGCTCGGACACCCCGAGCTGGCCATGGCCGTCAAGGGAATGGGGATCCCCGCCTACGATCCTCGTGGCTTGAAGGGCATGGGCGTGGCGTACGCGACCAGCAATCGCGGCGCCTGCCATCTGCGCGGCTACACCCCCGCCAGCGAGCTGGGCCTGATCCCGTTGAAGACCGATCCGTTGGCCTGGGAGGGCAAAGGCGAGCTGCTGAAGACCTTGCAGGACCTCCACGCCTTCTCCGACAGCCTGGACATCTGCAAGTTCTCGGCCTTCGCCGAGGGCGCCGAGGAGTACGCCCAGCAGTATTCGACCTTCGTGGGGGTGCCCTTCACCGCGGACGATGTGCTGAAGACGGGCGAACGGATCTACAACCTGGAGCGGTACTACAACAACCTCAACGGGTTCGACGGCAAGGATGA from Chloroflexota bacterium encodes the following:
- a CDS encoding response regulator; amino-acid sequence: MDRSTFTRLVREALGHLYDHAYLQCHPLAELLVPDSGQALGGETLHRVLLEGIEALRPSPRIPPTSPAWRPYLALYLRYVENMEASQVARELAISSRQLRREQVKGLEALTDLLWERHRRLRDRLERGEVGLPSSLLNEEVARLSAAHSDRFTPVEATVRGVLSTLAELATQRRVSLAVTLPPDLPPLSVDRVVLRQILFNVLTHLLDHGEGGSIEITGRVREPRLDLMIRYAGKGTFSTSPLEKGRLAVASCLVERQEGQMEVMGGDGLTVRLALPIRCPPTVLVIDDNPDVIQLFQRYLGGGAYRVVGAVTSQEALRLARDLRPYAITLDIMMPTQDGWEILQTLKNHPATRDIPVIVCSVLRERDLALSLGATDFLAKPVTQQALLTALARCGPASESVKRPDWTSGTA
- a CDS encoding response regulator, translating into MVIPTSPQGSAKWPYYEDILWLRINALRRLIAASIVIGVLWYAYLGAVLELTNPAAWSGSIVLTASSLLAQWLLQRRGFPSATTIYVLGVALSIILAAWVHADPSFLLLLALVVGIAGLLMSPAMGFLTAALTSAALVISTQVLPPSFIPLSVVWKTAIFSWLMALLLWIAMYPLRMTLHWAWVSYERAREQSEALREHRGQLSRTLKDLDLAYRRLETMAIELERARRAADEARRLKAEFAANISHELRTPLNLIIGFSEMMALAPHTYGEPLPPAYRGDVQAIYRNAKHLSNLIDDVLDLSQIEAGRMGLVKEPISILKVIEEATATVIHLFESKGLSLTVEAPEDLPIVQADRTRIRQVLINLLNNAVRFTDEGGVTITVTSNDHEVTVAVADTGIGIAEEDLPKVFEEFRQLDGSIRRRVGGSGLGLAISKKFVELHGGRMWVKSKAGQGATFFFSLPLREELVISNLRPEWESWAQLLPSKEGQRTLVVIDPEPGTARLFARYLDGYRVLHAADEDKARQLAAHEPVHALVVISSSGEAGWIRLRQAREGLPNIPVVVCTLRGGTRGDRLPGVITYLVKPVTRDQFLTALSHLGRNVRSLLIVDDDPEVVRLLVRMVQVAPRPYQVWRGYGGAQALDLLRQHRPDAVILDLLMPEVDGYTVLEHMQANEHLREIPVIVVTAKGQEEEAVITAGLVGITRREGMSIGELMRCLKSSLDALRSPTLVHTAPAQSEAPAV
- a CDS encoding arylsulfatase — its product is MSDRSNRPNIIIMYADDLGFGDVGCYGATHISTPNLDRLASQGLRFTQGYATAATCTPSRYSILTGSYPWRNPNAHILPGDAPLIIPPGSPTLPALLREAGYATGVVGKWHLGIGKGNPDWNKPLPHTPLDVGFDMSYIMAATNDRVPCVYLDGRSVDGLDPSDPIEVSYASENPFPEVPTGRDHPELLKMKPSHGHDMTIVNGVSRIGFMRGGRSALWVDEEMAEVFLDKALSFIEENKDRPFFLYYAFHQPHVPRLPGPRFAGATDLGPRGDVIVEMDWCVGQVLDTLDRLGLSEDTIVIFSSDNGPVLDDGYQDQAVELCDGHRPAGPLRGGKYSLYDGGTRVPFILRWSGRVKPGVTDAIVCHVDFLASFAALVGIELPPDAAPDSFNVLPALLGDSREGREELITEGIHAKTVLRQGDWTFIPPYPGPAVSPTTGIELGNSDEPQLYDLSKDIGQIRNEAAERPDMVERMWNRLREIRRGDRTRPENM
- a CDS encoding acetylesterase: MTNVYQHLGVFSDWVAAAGRVRPLYPPAPPGPETQQRIREVLGFSLGEEQPSDVRMERRWERDGLVGEEVSWSVGYGPRTHAWVLKPANAPGPLPAVLALHDHGGFKFYGKEKIADGPEDPQPVVISHRERAYGGRAFANALAQEGFVVLVHDTFLWGSRRFPLEIIPEWERRIAESARSLWQDPSIPEEVGLYNAAAALHEHLVEKYCSLLGTTLAGVVSYEDRVAVNYLLTREDVIPERIGCAGLSGGGCRAALLQATCDRIAAAVIVGMMSTYEGLLDHNVASHTWMFFPATWARYGDWPDLAACRAPSPLMVQYDLDDELFTEEGMRAAHRRIAEHYRSVGSPENYVGEFYPGPHKFDLEMQVAAFAWLKARLSNGE
- a CDS encoding aldehyde ferredoxin oxidoreductase family protein gives rise to the protein MELGGYANRVAWIDLTSGAVEYRPIDKDDALKYIGGRGLGVKYVFDNGPQVDPLSPDNILCFMNGPLTGTDANMSGRMAIVTKSPLTGTIVDSHHGGWSAARLKWAGFDGLVFKGKAENPVYAYVENGQVELRDASDLWGKGVHETVKILQERHGEDDLSVLAIGPAGERLVKFACWINEHDRASGRGGTGCVAGSKKLKAIVIKGKHADRPRPKDRDGFREAHRRALATIMDEANVTAPRKGGLSVYGTNVLMNITNNMGALPTRNAQTTSFGEKGEKISGEWVKEHILVKNPTCHACPVACKKEVEVKEGDFKVHMESLEYEPAWSLGAMCGNDDACAIAYMIDRCNDWGYDAIEIGDVLALYMEYTERGYANGDGLAWGDAHGMVELMRKVAFREGIGDILAEGTGAAAEKLGHPELAMAVKGMGIPAYDPRGLKGMGVAYATSNRGACHLRGYTPASELGLIPLKTDPLAWEGKGELLKTLQDLHAFSDSLDICKFSAFAEGAEEYAQQYSTFVGVPFTADDVLKTGERIYNLERYYNNLNGFDGKDDTLPARFLEEPSQEPGSKGHVCELDKMLEEYYRVRGWENGVVPESKLKELGIL